One segment of Streptomyces sp. NBC_00576 DNA contains the following:
- a CDS encoding 6-phospho-beta-glucosidase gives MKLTILGGGGFRVPLVYGALLGDHAEGRVTHVVLHDLDAGRLSAVTRVLAEQAAGVPDAPEVSATTDLDEALTGADFVFSAIRVGGLEGRANDEKVALDEGVLGQETVGAGGIAYGLRTVPVAEDIARRVARVAPDAWVINFTNPAGLVTEAMSRHLGDRVIGICDSPVGLGRRIARVLGANPGEAWIDYVGLNHLGWVRGLRVNGRDELPRLLADPDLLGSFEEGKLFGTDWLQSLGAIPNEYLHYYYFNREAVRAYSQAEKTRGAFLRDQQAGFYDEMKRPDAAALTAWDRTRAEREATYMAEARETAGAGERDADDLSGGYEKVALALMRAIARDERTTLILNVRNRGTLSVLDTEAVIEVPCLVDAGGAHPVTVDPLPDHASGLVCSVKAVEREVLAAAESGSRSTAVKAFALHPLVDSVNVARRLVDGYTAVHPGLAYLK, from the coding sequence TTGAAGCTGACGATTCTGGGCGGCGGCGGATTCCGCGTGCCGCTCGTGTACGGGGCGCTCCTGGGCGACCACGCCGAGGGCCGGGTGACGCATGTCGTCCTGCACGACCTGGACGCGGGCCGTCTCTCGGCGGTCACCCGGGTCCTGGCCGAGCAGGCGGCCGGGGTGCCCGACGCCCCCGAGGTGAGCGCCACGACCGACCTCGACGAGGCGCTCACCGGCGCCGACTTCGTCTTCTCCGCGATCCGCGTCGGCGGCCTGGAGGGCCGCGCGAACGACGAGAAGGTGGCGCTGGACGAGGGCGTCCTCGGCCAGGAGACGGTCGGCGCGGGCGGCATCGCCTACGGCCTGCGCACGGTCCCGGTGGCCGAGGACATCGCGCGCCGCGTCGCGCGGGTCGCCCCCGACGCCTGGGTCATCAACTTCACCAACCCGGCCGGCTTGGTCACCGAGGCCATGTCCCGCCACCTCGGCGACCGTGTCATCGGCATCTGTGACTCGCCGGTGGGCCTCGGCCGCCGTATCGCCCGGGTGCTCGGCGCCAACCCCGGCGAGGCGTGGATCGACTACGTCGGCCTCAACCACCTCGGCTGGGTACGCGGGCTGCGGGTCAACGGCCGCGACGAACTCCCGCGACTGCTCGCCGACCCCGACCTCCTCGGTTCCTTCGAGGAGGGCAAGCTCTTCGGCACCGACTGGCTCCAGTCGCTGGGTGCCATCCCGAACGAGTATCTGCACTACTACTACTTCAACCGCGAGGCCGTACGCGCCTACAGCCAGGCCGAGAAGACCCGCGGCGCCTTCCTGCGCGACCAGCAGGCCGGTTTCTACGACGAGATGAAACGACCCGACGCCGCCGCCCTCACCGCCTGGGACCGCACCCGCGCCGAGCGCGAGGCGACGTACATGGCTGAGGCCCGCGAGACGGCGGGCGCGGGCGAACGTGACGCCGACGACCTGTCCGGGGGCTACGAGAAGGTCGCCCTCGCTCTGATGCGGGCCATCGCCCGCGACGAACGCACCACCCTGATCCTCAATGTCCGCAACCGCGGGACGCTCTCGGTGCTCGACACCGAGGCCGTCATCGAGGTGCCCTGCCTGGTCGACGCGGGCGGCGCCCACCCCGTCACCGTCGACCCGCTGCCCGACCACGCCTCCGGCCTGGTCTGCTCGGTGAAGGCGGTCGAACGCGAGGTGCTCGCCGCCGCCGAGTCCGGCTCCCGTTCGACGGCGGTCAAGGCGTTCGCGCTGCATCCGCTCGTCGATTCCGTGAACGTGGCGCGCAGACTGGTAGACGGATACACCGCGGTCCACCCCGGCCTGGCGTACCTTAAGTAA
- a CDS encoding DeoR/GlpR family DNA-binding transcription regulator — MLAERRHQLILRALRSGGPAAVTDLSEQLGVSPATIRRDLVRLEEEGLLTRVHGGAVVEEGDQPFAEVAEVRVAEKDAIAAKAASLVEDGSSVLLDIGTTAYRLARQLHGRRLTVITSNLVVFEELVDDEGIELVLLGGMVRREYRSLVGFLTEDNLRQLHADWLFLGTSGVRPGGQVMDTTVVEVPVKRAMIKAADRVVLLADRAKFPGTGMAKVCGPDELDMVVTNAPVDPATQSSLQEAGVQVITAGKVQP; from the coding sequence GTGCTGGCAGAACGACGACATCAACTCATCCTGCGGGCCCTGCGCTCAGGGGGCCCCGCAGCCGTGACCGATCTCTCCGAGCAGTTGGGCGTGAGCCCCGCCACCATCCGGCGTGACCTGGTCAGACTGGAGGAGGAGGGCCTGCTCACACGTGTACACGGCGGCGCCGTGGTCGAGGAGGGCGACCAGCCCTTCGCCGAGGTCGCCGAGGTGCGCGTGGCCGAGAAGGACGCGATAGCCGCCAAGGCCGCCTCCCTCGTCGAGGACGGCTCGTCCGTGCTGCTCGACATCGGCACCACCGCCTACCGGCTGGCCCGGCAACTGCACGGCCGCCGGCTCACCGTGATCACCAGCAACCTGGTGGTCTTCGAGGAGCTGGTGGACGACGAGGGCATCGAACTGGTGCTCCTCGGCGGCATGGTCAGGCGCGAGTACCGCTCCCTGGTCGGGTTCCTCACCGAGGACAATCTGCGCCAGCTGCACGCCGACTGGCTCTTCCTGGGCACCAGCGGCGTCCGGCCCGGCGGCCAGGTGATGGACACCACGGTGGTCGAGGTGCCGGTCAAGCGCGCCATGATCAAGGCCGCCGACCGGGTCGTCCTGCTCGCCGACCGCGCCAAGTTCCCCGGCACGGGCATGGCGAAGGTCTGCGGCCCGGACGAGCTGGACATGGTGGTGACGAACGCGCCGGTGGACCCGGCGACGCAGTCCTCTCTGCAGGAGGCCGGGGTGCAGGTCATCACGGCAGGAAAGGTGCAACCTTGA
- a CDS encoding carbohydrate kinase family protein — protein sequence MDDERPDVLLTGLLFFDLVLTGLGKPPTPGEEIWTSGMGTSPGGIANLAVAAARYGLKTSLATVFGDDAYGTHCRTVLAGQEGVDLSLSRTADDWHTPVTVSLAYDGDRALITHGQPPPYSQDTLLGDPPEARTALVHLEAEPHRWLAKSAANGTQIYADVGWDPTQVWSSDLLDQLALCHAFLPNETEAMAYTRTDTAVAALGTLSELVPVAVVTRGGDGAIAVDQTTGEYAEVPALAVDVVDSTGAGDVFGASFVAASLGGWPLEERLRFAVLAASLSVREHGGALAAPGWYHVQRWWDTLDDPELRRAYGFLADRLPADPGPPVRYAPVTP from the coding sequence GTGGACGACGAACGGCCCGATGTGCTGCTGACCGGGCTGCTCTTCTTCGACCTCGTCCTCACCGGCCTGGGCAAGCCCCCGACACCCGGCGAGGAGATCTGGACGTCGGGGATGGGCACCAGCCCCGGCGGGATCGCGAACCTCGCGGTGGCCGCCGCCCGGTACGGTCTGAAGACCTCGCTGGCCACCGTCTTCGGCGACGACGCGTACGGCACCCACTGCCGAACCGTCCTCGCCGGTCAGGAGGGCGTCGACCTCTCGCTCTCGCGCACCGCGGACGACTGGCACACACCCGTCACCGTCTCGCTCGCCTACGACGGCGACCGCGCCCTGATCACCCACGGGCAGCCGCCCCCGTACTCCCAGGACACCCTGCTGGGTGACCCGCCCGAGGCGCGCACCGCCCTCGTCCACCTTGAGGCCGAGCCCCACCGGTGGCTGGCCAAATCGGCGGCGAACGGCACGCAGATCTACGCGGACGTCGGCTGGGACCCCACCCAGGTGTGGTCCTCCGACCTCCTCGACCAGCTCGCCCTGTGCCACGCCTTCCTCCCCAACGAGACCGAGGCGATGGCGTACACCCGCACGGACACCGCGGTCGCCGCGCTGGGCACGCTCAGCGAGCTCGTCCCGGTGGCCGTCGTCACCCGTGGCGGTGACGGCGCGATCGCCGTGGACCAGACGACGGGCGAGTACGCCGAGGTCCCGGCCCTCGCCGTGGACGTCGTGGACTCGACGGGCGCCGGTGACGTGTTCGGCGCCAGTTTCGTCGCCGCCTCGCTCGGCGGCTGGCCACTGGAGGAACGGCTGCGGTTCGCCGTACTGGCCGCCTCCCTGTCCGTACGGGAGCACGGCGGGGCGCTGGCCGCACCCGGCTGGTACCACGTCCAGCGCTGGTGGGACACGCTCGACGACCCCGAACTGCGGCGCGCCTACGGCTTCCTGGCCGACCGGCTGCCGGCCGATCCGGGACCGCCGGTGCGGTACGCGCCCGTCACACCCTGA